A region from the Marinitoga litoralis genome encodes:
- a CDS encoding clostripain-related cysteine peptidase, with translation MRKNFLFLLFLLLIVFLSSCISFEKQSPLETKEYLEGMPLILEFARPIIEVEIYEGDKLIYKHDNGIIYELKTNFILHNDVTVKITEFSGNKKYVNVIKKIKPDMQFLLYVGADNDLDTKDTDPLSQKYDYFIDLDIYEIKNSVQKSNINVVVNIISDRYNIDDEIVFISNLNGKYLEYEYSTNEFGFGYELSSASTETLYKFLSDFSISDTIKVLDLWDHGNGWALESKSILSTKAIIQEGNNDRNSFRIRDIKDVLEKYNNNYNFKIDILAFDACNMTSLEIMYEFKDLVDYFIGSVYTVARFGFYYDFFHNLDDNNLVESLVYNIIAKYNYYYTNIYYLDRLSLVGVKLKGFNWSNINNIDNVVGNYDLYKNDGRKYVSEPTDMIDVNNLILSTGENLSNYVTPAIINSVVRIDGIDYHNYSGIGIMFEDIFYNNDNYEDYKALTFYNDFQDWIETTWKSIIKNH, from the coding sequence ATGAGAAAAAACTTTCTTTTTTTATTATTTTTATTATTGATAGTATTTTTATCATCATGTATATCATTTGAAAAGCAAAGTCCTTTGGAAACTAAGGAATATTTAGAGGGTATGCCTTTAATATTGGAATTTGCAAGACCAATTATAGAAGTTGAGATATATGAAGGAGATAAATTAATATATAAACACGATAATGGAATTATATATGAATTAAAAACCAATTTCATTTTGCATAATGATGTGACTGTAAAGATTACAGAATTCTCAGGGAATAAGAAATATGTAAATGTGATAAAGAAAATTAAACCTGACATGCAATTTTTATTGTATGTGGGAGCAGATAATGATTTAGATACTAAGGATACAGACCCATTATCTCAAAAATACGATTATTTTATTGATTTAGATATATATGAAATAAAAAATTCTGTTCAAAAATCAAATATAAATGTAGTTGTGAATATTATTTCGGATAGATATAATATAGACGATGAGATAGTATTTATATCTAATTTAAATGGAAAATATCTTGAGTATGAGTATAGTACAAATGAATTTGGTTTTGGATATGAGTTATCCTCTGCTTCAACAGAAACATTGTATAAGTTTTTAAGTGATTTTTCAATATCAGATACAATTAAGGTATTAGATTTATGGGATCATGGAAATGGTTGGGCTTTGGAATCAAAAAGCATTTTATCTACAAAAGCTATTATACAAGAGGGGAATAATGATCGTAATTCTTTTCGTATAAGAGATATAAAAGATGTTCTAGAAAAGTATAATAACAATTATAATTTTAAAATAGATATTTTAGCATTTGACGCATGTAATATGACAAGCTTAGAAATTATGTATGAATTTAAAGATTTAGTAGATTATTTTATAGGCTCAGTTTATACAGTAGCAAGATTTGGTTTTTATTATGATTTTTTTCATAATTTAGATGATAATAACTTAGTAGAGTCTCTTGTATATAATATAATTGCTAAGTATAATTATTATTATACAAATATATACTATTTAGACAGGTTATCTTTAGTTGGTGTTAAACTTAAAGGATTTAATTGGTCTAATATTAATAATATTGACAATGTTGTTGGTAATTATGATTTATATAAAAATGATGGAAGGAAATATGTTTCTGAACCAACAGATATGATTGATGTAAATAATTTAATACTTAGCACAGGTGAAAATTTAAGTAATTATGTTACTCCTGCAATTATAAACTCTGTTGTAAGAATTGATGGCATAGATTATCATAATTATAGTGGAATAGGTATTATGTTTGAAGATATTTTTTATAATAATGATAATTATGAAGATTATAAGGCATTAACATTTTATAATGATTTTCAAGACTGGATAGAAACTACTTGGAAAAGTATAATAAAAAATCATTAA